A single Ignavibacteriales bacterium DNA region contains:
- a CDS encoding NTP transferase domain-containing protein, with protein sequence MRAIIPVAGIGSRLKPHTHTTPKVLLNVGGKPILGHILDKLLAEGITRATFIWGHLGDMIQDYVSKNYPQIDAAFVEQKVPEGLGHAIYTAAPTFDDEELFIILGDTIFDVNLANVFSLKTSALGVKSVEDPRRFGVALMNSGRIYKLVEKPQEPVSNLALVGLYYIKNPKLLAECLHNLIVNNIRTRGEFQLTDALMMMIDRGEPMGAFAVEGWYDCGKPETLLETNRFLLSQNEKQYALPGVVINEPVYISESAMVTNSVIGPYVSIGDGVTISDSIVKNSIVADNAEIRSSILTDSLLGSNSIIKGRYRKLNSGDSTEIDFN encoded by the coding sequence ATGCGGGCTATCATACCGGTTGCCGGAATCGGCAGCAGATTAAAGCCACATACCCATACCACGCCGAAGGTTCTCCTCAATGTAGGGGGTAAGCCGATACTTGGTCATATCCTTGACAAGCTGCTGGCTGAAGGAATAACCAGAGCAACCTTTATCTGGGGCCATCTGGGTGATATGATACAGGACTACGTGAGTAAAAACTACCCGCAGATAGATGCTGCATTCGTTGAGCAGAAAGTGCCTGAGGGGCTGGGGCATGCTATATATACAGCCGCTCCGACCTTTGATGATGAAGAGCTTTTTATCATCCTCGGCGATACCATCTTTGATGTGAATCTGGCGAATGTGTTCAGCTTAAAGACCAGCGCGCTTGGAGTTAAATCCGTTGAAGACCCCCGCCGCTTTGGTGTTGCCCTGATGAACAGCGGGAGGATTTATAAACTTGTTGAAAAACCTCAGGAGCCGGTTTCTAATCTTGCTCTTGTAGGACTTTATTACATTAAGAATCCTAAACTGCTGGCGGAGTGCCTGCACAATCTTATCGTCAACAATATCCGCACCCGGGGTGAGTTTCAGCTTACCGATGCACTGATGATGATGATTGACCGGGGTGAGCCGATGGGCGCTTTTGCCGTTGAAGGATGGTATGACTGCGGAAAGCCGGAAACTCTGCTTGAAACCAATCGCTTCTTGCTTTCACAGAATGAAAAACAATATGCACTGCCGGGGGTGGTCATCAATGAACCGGTTTATATATCCGAATCAGCCATGGTAACAAACTCGGTTATCGGACCTTATGTTTCTATCGGGGACGGAGTTACCATCTCCGATTCGATCGTAAAAAATTCCATCGTGGCGGACAATGCCGAGATCAGAAGTTCCATCCTTACGGACTCCCTGCTCGGCTCAAACAGTATTATTAAAGGGCGGTATCGCAAGCTGAATTCAGGCGATTCCACCGAGATAGATTTCAATTAA
- the nifJ gene encoding pyruvate:ferredoxin (flavodoxin) oxidoreductase yields the protein MDRKKVTIDGNEAAAYVAYNTNEVIAIYPITPSSNMGEWCDQWSSENKQNIWGEVPSVTEMQSEGGAAGAVHGALQSGALTTTFTASQGLLLMIPNMYKIAGELTPTVFHVSARALAAQALSIFGDHSDVMSTRQTGFAMLASNSVQEVMDFALIAQAATLKARIPFLHFFDGFRTSHEVMKIEQLTKEDMKFMMDEQLIFEHRQRALSPDHPVMRGTAQNPDVYFQGRETVNPFYNACPGIVQETMDKFAGLTGRQYNLFEYYGPQDAERIIIVMGSGATAIEEVVDYMSAREEKVGVLKVRLYRPFSIKHFINTLPKTTKFITVLDRCKEPGAAEPLYLDVVNAVTESFNEGTLPFAFPKITGGRYGLSSKEFTPAMIKAVYDEMKKPAPKNHFTVGIIDDVTFTSLDFDPAFSVEAPETFRGKFYGLGADGTVGANKNSIKIIGEGTDYYAQGYFVYDSKKSGSTTVSHLRFGPKEIKSSYLISTSNFVACHQQVFLEKMDMLSDAMEGATFLLNTKVAPEHVWETLPEKVQTDLINKKMKLFVIDAYKVADEVGLGGRINSVMQTCFFAISKIFDKEAAIELIKTAIKKTYGAKGDKVVQMNFMAVDKTIEHLFEVPVPEKVTSKIALLPAVSGKNVPSFVMDVTAKIIEGKGDLLPVSKMPIDGTYPLATSKWEKRNIALEVPEWDADVCIQCNKCVIVCPHATIRSKVYDPAALEGAPETFKAVNFKSKEYGEGMKYSLQVAVEDCTGCGLCVDVCPAKNKREPKYKAINMVEQLPLREKERANWDFFLSIPDIDRRHINTANVKDSQFLEPLFEFSGACSGCGETPYVKLVSQLFGDRALIANATGCSSIYGGNLPTTPWAVNKDGRGPAWSNSLFEDNAEFGLGFRLAVDKHNLQAQNLLKKHASLLGEALVQSILDAPQKTESDIYEQRERVAELKGKLAGILSNGYDPAIKGELEHIVSLADYLVKKSVWIMGGDGWAYDIGYGGLDHVIASGKNVNILVLDTEVYSNTGGQCSKATPRGAVAKFAAGGKPGNKKDLALMAMNYGNVYVAKIAMGSNDAQTVKAILEAEAYDGPSIIIAYSHCIAHGINMATAMKNQKAAVDTGYWPLFRYNPETEEGKNPFKLDSKAPKMAFRDYAYMETRYKMLTKSHPQVAEQLMKEAQEDVVRKWKIYEEMAAEPAAKKDEVK from the coding sequence ATGGACAGAAAAAAAGTAACCATTGACGGTAATGAAGCCGCGGCGTACGTGGCTTACAATACCAATGAAGTAATAGCAATTTACCCGATCACCCCCTCCTCAAATATGGGCGAGTGGTGCGATCAGTGGTCCTCAGAAAACAAACAGAATATTTGGGGTGAAGTACCATCAGTAACCGAAATGCAGTCAGAAGGGGGAGCAGCCGGAGCAGTTCACGGAGCACTCCAGAGCGGCGCACTCACCACTACCTTCACTGCATCACAAGGCCTCCTCCTGATGATTCCAAACATGTACAAGATTGCCGGCGAGCTAACCCCGACCGTTTTTCATGTATCAGCAAGAGCCCTCGCTGCCCAGGCCCTTTCAATCTTTGGCGATCACAGTGACGTAATGTCAACCCGCCAGACCGGATTTGCAATGCTCGCCTCCAACTCAGTACAGGAAGTTATGGACTTCGCTCTGATTGCTCAGGCAGCTACCTTAAAAGCACGCATTCCATTTCTTCACTTCTTCGATGGATTCCGCACCTCCCATGAAGTGATGAAAATTGAACAGCTCACCAAAGAAGACATGAAATTCATGATGGATGAGCAGCTTATCTTTGAGCATCGTCAGAGAGCACTCAGCCCTGACCATCCGGTTATGCGCGGTACCGCACAGAACCCTGATGTCTATTTCCAGGGAAGGGAAACCGTTAATCCGTTCTACAATGCATGCCCCGGCATCGTTCAGGAAACTATGGATAAGTTCGCCGGACTTACCGGAAGACAGTATAACCTGTTCGAATACTATGGTCCGCAGGATGCTGAACGCATCATTATCGTTATGGGATCAGGGGCAACCGCGATCGAAGAAGTGGTTGATTATATGAGCGCGCGGGAAGAAAAAGTCGGTGTACTTAAAGTCCGTCTTTACAGACCTTTCTCAATCAAACATTTTATTAACACACTCCCCAAGACCACAAAGTTCATCACCGTACTCGACCGCTGCAAAGAGCCGGGCGCTGCTGAACCTCTCTATCTTGATGTGGTGAATGCAGTAACAGAATCATTCAACGAAGGAACCCTCCCGTTTGCATTCCCGAAAATCACCGGCGGCAGATACGGCCTCTCATCAAAGGAATTTACTCCTGCGATGATTAAAGCTGTTTATGATGAAATGAAAAAACCGGCACCGAAGAATCACTTCACGGTTGGTATCATTGATGATGTTACCTTCACCAGTCTTGATTTTGATCCTGCATTCTCCGTTGAAGCTCCTGAAACATTCAGAGGCAAGTTCTACGGACTCGGCGCTGATGGTACCGTCGGTGCTAACAAGAACTCAATCAAAATCATAGGCGAGGGCACTGACTACTATGCTCAGGGTTACTTCGTCTATGACTCAAAGAAATCAGGATCAACAACTGTATCACATCTCCGTTTCGGTCCTAAGGAAATCAAATCATCCTATCTGATCAGCACATCAAACTTTGTTGCATGCCATCAGCAGGTATTCCTCGAGAAGATGGATATGCTCAGCGATGCCATGGAAGGCGCAACATTCCTTCTTAATACAAAAGTTGCTCCTGAGCATGTCTGGGAAACACTTCCTGAAAAAGTTCAGACTGATCTCATCAATAAAAAAATGAAGCTCTTTGTAATTGATGCTTATAAAGTTGCTGATGAAGTAGGACTCGGCGGAAGAATCAATTCCGTGATGCAGACATGCTTCTTTGCTATATCAAAGATTTTTGATAAAGAAGCCGCAATAGAACTGATTAAAACTGCTATCAAGAAAACCTATGGCGCAAAAGGCGATAAGGTTGTTCAAATGAACTTCATGGCGGTTGATAAAACGATTGAACATCTCTTTGAAGTTCCGGTACCTGAAAAAGTAACCAGCAAGATTGCTCTTCTGCCGGCAGTATCCGGGAAGAATGTTCCATCATTTGTAATGGATGTAACCGCAAAGATTATCGAAGGCAAGGGTGACCTGCTGCCGGTAAGCAAAATGCCGATAGACGGTACATATCCTCTTGCAACTTCAAAGTGGGAAAAAAGAAATATCGCTCTCGAAGTTCCTGAATGGGATGCAGATGTATGTATACAGTGTAACAAATGCGTTATCGTTTGCCCGCATGCAACCATCCGCTCCAAGGTATATGATCCGGCAGCACTTGAAGGTGCTCCTGAAACATTCAAGGCAGTGAACTTCAAGTCAAAGGAATACGGCGAAGGCATGAAGTATTCGCTTCAGGTAGCAGTTGAAGACTGTACCGGATGCGGACTCTGCGTTGATGTCTGCCCTGCAAAGAATAAGAGAGAGCCGAAGTATAAAGCAATCAACATGGTTGAACAGCTTCCGCTGCGTGAAAAAGAGCGTGCTAACTGGGACTTCTTCCTCTCCATTCCTGATATTGACAGACGGCATATCAATACAGCCAATGTCAAAGATTCACAGTTCCTCGAGCCGCTGTTTGAGTTCTCAGGCGCATGTTCCGGCTGCGGAGAAACTCCTTATGTAAAACTGGTGAGCCAGCTGTTCGGTGACCGTGCGCTTATAGCAAACGCAACCGGATGTTCCTCTATTTACGGAGGCAACCTGCCAACAACTCCCTGGGCAGTGAATAAAGACGGCAGAGGCCCTGCATGGTCAAACTCACTCTTTGAGGATAACGCTGAATTCGGACTTGGTTTCAGACTCGCGGTTGACAAACACAACCTGCAGGCACAAAACCTTCTCAAAAAGCACGCATCACTGCTGGGCGAAGCCCTTGTTCAGTCAATTCTGGATGCTCCGCAGAAAACCGAATCCGATATATATGAGCAGAGGGAACGCGTTGCTGAACTCAAAGGCAAACTCGCCGGCATCCTCAGCAACGGTTACGATCCGGCAATAAAAGGCGAACTGGAGCACATTGTTTCTCTTGCTGATTATCTGGTGAAGAAATCAGTCTGGATCATGGGCGGTGACGGATGGGCTTATGACATCGGTTACGGCGGACTTGATCATGTGATTGCATCCGGCAAGAATGTAAACATCCTCGTCCTTGATACTGAAGTATACAGCAACACCGGCGGACAGTGCTCAAAGGCAACCCCGCGCGGAGCAGTCGCCAAGTTCGCTGCAGGCGGCAAGCCCGGCAACAAGAAAGACCTGGCTCTGATGGCAATGAACTACGGCAATGTATATGTTGCCAAGATTGCAATGGGTTCAAACGATGCGCAGACCGTAAAGGCAATCCTTGAAGCTGAAGCATACGACGGACCTTCCATCATCATCGCATACAGTCACTGTATTGCTCACGGTATCAACATGGCAACCGCTATGAAGAATCAGAAAGCCGCAGTTGACACTGGCTACTGGCCGCTCTTCAGATATAATCCTGAAACCGAAGAAGGAAAGAATCCGTTTAAGCTGGATTCAAAAGCTCCGAAGATGGCATTCAGAGATTATGCATACATGGAAACCCGCTATAAGATGCTCACCAAGAGTCATCCTCAGGTAGCTGAACAGCTTATGAAGGAAGCTCAGGAGGATGTCGTCCGTAAGTGGAAGATCTATGAAGAGATGGCTGCAGAACCGGCCGCAAAAAAAGATGAAGTTAAATAA
- a CDS encoding methionine adenosyltransferase, giving the protein MSFLFTSESVSEGHPDKVSDAISDGVLDAILAQDPAARVACETFVTTGLVVVGGEVTTKAWIDLQQIVRDTVKKIGYTKAEYMFEADSCGIINTLHTQSPDIAMGVDTGGAGDQGIMFGYACDQTKELMPMPITYAHQIVKKLADVRRMKNSPMPYLRPDSKSQVTVEYDDNKKPVRVDAVVVSTQHDPSVKQKQIKADVIENIIKKVIPARLLDKKTKYFVNPTGNFVIGGPHGDSGLTGRKIIVDTYGGWAPHGGGAFSGKDPSKVDRSATYAARHVAKNVVAAGLAKECLVQLAYAIGVAQPVSIFVDTKGTGVIPDTEIAKMIDKEVDLTPKGIITRLKLRRPIYQKTVAYGHFGRNDKDFTWEQLDLVPVFRKYA; this is encoded by the coding sequence ATGTCATTTCTCTTCACCTCTGAGTCGGTCTCTGAAGGACATCCCGATAAAGTAAGTGATGCAATATCAGACGGCGTGCTTGATGCCATCCTGGCGCAGGATCCGGCAGCGCGCGTCGCATGCGAAACCTTCGTGACCACAGGCCTTGTAGTTGTGGGCGGTGAGGTTACAACCAAAGCATGGATTGATCTGCAGCAGATCGTACGCGATACCGTTAAAAAAATAGGCTACACAAAAGCTGAATATATGTTTGAAGCTGATTCCTGCGGTATTATCAATACCCTTCACACTCAGTCCCCCGATATCGCCATGGGCGTTGACACCGGCGGAGCAGGAGACCAGGGTATCATGTTCGGTTATGCATGCGATCAGACAAAAGAACTGATGCCGATGCCGATTACCTACGCACATCAGATCGTAAAAAAGCTTGCTGATGTACGCCGCATGAAAAACTCCCCCATGCCATACCTCCGTCCTGACTCAAAATCACAGGTGACCGTTGAGTATGATGATAATAAAAAGCCGGTCCGTGTTGATGCGGTTGTAGTATCAACCCAGCATGACCCTTCAGTAAAGCAGAAACAGATTAAAGCTGATGTGATCGAAAACATCATCAAGAAAGTAATCCCTGCCCGCCTGCTCGACAAAAAGACAAAATACTTTGTAAACCCGACCGGAAACTTCGTCATCGGCGGACCTCACGGAGACAGCGGCCTGACCGGAAGAAAAATCATTGTTGATACCTACGGCGGATGGGCTCCCCACGGCGGCGGTGCATTCTCAGGTAAAGACCCCTCAAAAGTGGACAGAAGCGCAACCTACGCAGCACGCCACGTTGCAAAGAACGTAGTAGCTGCCGGACTCGCAAAAGAGTGCCTGGTTCAGCTTGCTTATGCTATCGGAGTTGCACAGCCGGTTTCCATCTTTGTTGATACCAAAGGCACCGGAGTTATCCCCGATACTGAAATCGCTAAAATGATTGACAAAGAAGTTGATCTGACTCCGAAAGGAATTATCACCAGATTAAAGTTGAGAAGACCGATTTACCAGAAGACAGTTGCTTATGGACACTTCGGAAGAAACGATAAAGACTTCACCTGGGAACAACTTGACCTTGTTCCGGTGTTTAGAAAATATGCTTAA
- a CDS encoding dihydroorotate dehydrogenase-like protein, giving the protein MSDLKTTYLGLDLKNPLVPSAGPLSRDLQNIRHMEDAGAAAVVFYSIFEEQLEHESLELFHHTTHHAESYAEATSYFPETVEFKFGPDEYLNQIRRAKESVSIPVIGSLNGKSVGGWVEYAKQIQQAGADALELNIYRLAADMNLSGAEVEKEYVEIVKAVAGGVTIPVSVKIGPFFSSIPNMAKQLEEAGAKGLVLFNRFYQPDIDLENLEVVPNVLLSTPMAMRLPLRWIALLHGRVGLDLAATSGIYTEKDVLKMLMAGANVTMMLSSLLKFGIHHIADVLAKMKYWMEVNEYESVEQMRGSMSYIKSPDPSQFERANYMKALQSYK; this is encoded by the coding sequence ATGAGTGATCTTAAAACAACATATCTGGGACTGGACCTGAAAAATCCGCTGGTCCCTTCGGCCGGGCCTCTTTCACGCGATCTGCAGAATATCCGCCACATGGAAGATGCAGGAGCGGCAGCCGTGGTCTTTTATTCCATTTTTGAGGAACAGCTTGAGCACGAAAGTCTTGAACTCTTCCACCACACAACACATCATGCTGAAAGCTATGCTGAGGCGACATCCTATTTCCCTGAAACCGTAGAGTTCAAGTTTGGTCCGGATGAATATCTGAATCAGATCCGCCGCGCAAAGGAATCGGTTTCGATTCCGGTGATCGGCTCTCTGAACGGAAAATCAGTCGGCGGCTGGGTTGAATACGCAAAGCAGATTCAGCAGGCAGGCGCTGATGCTCTTGAACTGAATATATACCGCCTTGCAGCGGATATGAACCTGAGCGGTGCTGAGGTTGAAAAAGAATATGTGGAAATCGTAAAAGCTGTAGCCGGAGGAGTAACCATCCCTGTTTCAGTTAAGATAGGCCCGTTCTTCAGCAGCATACCGAATATGGCAAAGCAGCTTGAAGAGGCAGGTGCTAAAGGACTGGTGCTCTTTAACCGTTTCTATCAGCCGGATATTGATCTGGAAAATCTTGAAGTAGTGCCGAATGTACTGCTCAGCACCCCGATGGCAATGCGACTTCCGCTCAGATGGATTGCGCTGCTGCATGGCAGAGTAGGTCTTGATCTGGCTGCAACCAGCGGTATCTATACCGAAAAAGACGTGCTGAAGATGCTCATGGCTGGTGCTAATGTAACCATGATGCTCTCTTCACTGCTCAAATTTGGTATTCATCATATTGCTGATGTTCTGGCAAAGATGAAATACTGGATGGAAGTAAATGAGTATGAATCAGTAGAACAGATGAGAGGCAGCATGAGTTATATCAAGTCTCCTGATCCGTCACAGTTTGAACGTGCTAACTATATGAAAGCGCTTCAGTCATATAAATAA
- a CDS encoding adenosylhomocysteinase produces the protein MSSTLDKEVTYLPYKVKDISLAEWGRKEITLAEAEMPGLMALREEYGKIKPLKGARIAGCLHMTIQTAVLIETLIELGADVTWSSCNIFSTQDHAAAALAAKGIPVYAWKGMNAEEFDWCIEQTLFFGPDRKPLNMILDDGGDLTNMVLDKYPELVAGIKGLSEETTTGVHRLYERMKNGTLPMPAFNVNDSVTKSKFDNKYGCRESLVDAIRRATDLMLAGKVAVVCGYGDVGKGSADSLRHAGVRVIVTEIDPICALQAAMEGYEVKKLSTAIPECDIIVTATGNCDIVTGEHFKAMKDKAVVCNIGHFDNEIDMAWLNENYGNTKDTIKPQVDKYTVDGKDIIVLAEGRLVNLGCAMGHPSFVMSNSFTNQVLAQLELWKNHASYENKVYTLPKKLDEQVARLHLKKIGVELEELNPKQAEYIGVTVDGPYKPEYYRY, from the coding sequence ATGAGTTCAACACTCGATAAAGAAGTAACCTATCTGCCATATAAGGTGAAGGATATCTCCCTGGCAGAGTGGGGCCGCAAGGAAATCACTCTGGCAGAAGCTGAAATGCCCGGCCTGATGGCTCTGCGCGAAGAATACGGAAAGATTAAACCCCTTAAGGGCGCCCGCATTGCCGGATGCCTCCACATGACCATTCAGACAGCCGTCCTGATTGAGACCCTCATCGAGCTCGGCGCTGATGTAACCTGGTCATCATGCAACATTTTCTCAACTCAGGATCATGCCGCTGCCGCTCTGGCTGCAAAAGGCATTCCCGTTTATGCCTGGAAAGGTATGAACGCTGAAGAGTTTGACTGGTGCATTGAGCAGACCCTTTTCTTCGGGCCAGACCGCAAACCCCTGAACATGATTCTGGATGACGGCGGCGATCTGACCAATATGGTTCTGGACAAATATCCGGAACTGGTTGCAGGTATTAAAGGACTCAGCGAAGAAACCACCACCGGTGTTCACCGCCTGTATGAAAGAATGAAAAACGGCACCCTCCCGATGCCGGCATTCAATGTTAACGATTCCGTGACCAAGTCAAAGTTCGACAACAAATACGGCTGCCGCGAGTCACTGGTTGATGCTATCAGACGCGCTACCGACCTGATGCTTGCAGGCAAAGTCGCCGTTGTCTGCGGTTACGGTGATGTAGGCAAAGGTTCCGCTGACTCACTGCGTCATGCAGGTGTCCGCGTTATCGTTACCGAAATTGACCCCATCTGCGCTCTGCAGGCAGCAATGGAAGGTTATGAAGTAAAGAAACTTTCCACCGCTATTCCTGAATGCGACATCATTGTTACCGCTACCGGAAACTGTGATATCGTTACCGGAGAGCACTTCAAGGCAATGAAAGATAAAGCTGTTGTCTGCAACATCGGTCACTTTGACAATGAGATTGACATGGCATGGCTGAACGAGAACTACGGTAACACTAAAGATACCATCAAGCCGCAGGTTGATAAATACACCGTTGACGGCAAGGATATCATCGTGCTTGCTGAAGGCCGCCTGGTAAACCTTGGCTGCGCAATGGGGCATCCCTCATTCGTGATGAGCAACTCATTCACCAATCAGGTGCTTGCACAGCTTGAACTGTGGAAGAACCACGCTTCTTATGAGAATAAAGTATATACTCTTCCAAAGAAGCTGGATGAGCAGGTTGCACGCCTCCATCTGAAAAAGATCGGAGTTGAGCTCGAAGAGCTGAACCCCAAGCAGGCAGAATATATCGGAGTAACTGTTGACGGACCATACAAGCCGGAATACTACCGCTATTAA
- a CDS encoding DUF2911 domain-containing protein gives MKNLFSGVLLALIVLAADPSFAQLITPASSPKATLSQNVGVSEVVVTWSRPAVKGRKIWGGLVPYGQMWRAGANANTTIKFSDPVTINGKELPAATYGFHTIPGEKEWTLILSKDNNLNGSYGYKQENDAMRLTAVPVVTADHTERLAFDVAELTDSTAEISLSWEKLKVSFTVQFKTRDLIKERVNKNFSANTPLSYASYIFNNGMDLNEALNWIDKSIGVQESYWNVRMKARILEKMGKKGDAVMFMEKAIRMGEAMKPAPFDFEDMKKLLAEWKK, from the coding sequence ATGAAAAATCTTTTTTCCGGAGTGCTGCTGGCGTTGATCGTTCTGGCAGCTGACCCATCCTTTGCTCAGCTTATTACTCCTGCTTCCAGCCCAAAAGCCACTTTAAGCCAGAATGTTGGAGTTTCTGAGGTAGTTGTTACCTGGTCCCGGCCTGCTGTAAAAGGACGCAAAATCTGGGGCGGACTGGTACCTTACGGCCAGATGTGGCGTGCCGGAGCTAATGCCAACACCACTATTAAGTTCTCCGATCCGGTAACCATCAATGGCAAAGAACTTCCCGCGGCTACTTACGGATTCCACACCATACCCGGTGAAAAAGAGTGGACTCTTATCCTCAGCAAAGACAATAATCTGAATGGCAGTTACGGCTACAAACAGGAAAATGATGCCATGCGCCTGACCGCTGTTCCGGTAGTTACTGCCGACCACACCGAGCGCCTCGCTTTTGATGTGGCTGAACTGACCGACAGCACTGCCGAGATCAGTCTTTCATGGGAAAAGCTGAAAGTGAGTTTCACTGTTCAGTTTAAGACAAGAGATCTTATCAAAGAAAGAGTGAATAAAAATTTCTCAGCCAACACTCCCCTTTCTTATGCATCATATATATTCAACAACGGAATGGACCTGAATGAAGCACTCAACTGGATTGATAAATCTATCGGCGTTCAGGAAAGCTACTGGAATGTACGGATGAAGGCAAGAATCCTTGAGAAGATGGGCAAAAAAGGAGATGCGGTTATGTTTATGGAAAAAGCAATCCGCATGGGTGAAGCAATGAAACCGGCTCCGTTTGATTTTGAAGATATGAAAAAACTTCTTGCTGAGTGGAAGAAGTAA